CGACGGCCGCTCGAAATACGCCACCTGGGTTCACGCCATCGCCGTCCGCACCTGCCTGGCCATTCGCCGCGGGCGCGGGCGCCGGCAAAAGCACGAAACCACGGCCGTAGGTAACCAACTGGACACGCCAGGCACACGCCCGGAGAGCGAACACCTGAGCATGGACGTCATGACGCTCCTGGAAGGGCTGGACGAAACGGACCGCGCACTTTTGATTTTGAAATACGCGGAAAGTTACAGCTACGAGGAGTTGGCCGAAATCTTCGATCTCTCGGTGAGCGCGTGCAAGATGCGAGTCAGCCGCGCCCGCGACAAGATCAACCAGAAGCACGGCGACGCCATGCGTTAGTCGGCGACGTGAGATGACGGCCCACCGTCGAACAATTAGTAGTCGAACAAGAAGCACAGGGAAACGACGAAAAACGGACGCTTTCGCCATGACATTCGACATCTTCGAACAGCTTGCGGAAAAAGACGTGCCGCCGGTGCCGAGCAACTTCGATCGGCAGGTTCACGATCGCGTGAACAACAGCTTGTTCGGCGTACACATCACCGAGTTTTTGTTCCAAGTGGTTCCCTACGCGATTTTGCACTTTGGCCAGGCCGTGATCGGTCTGGCAGCTTTGACACTTTCCGGAGTTTTTCCCCAAGACCGTGGCGACCGGACAAAGCATCGCTAACTGAATCAATCCCTCTCCCCCGCCAGGGGAGAGGTTAGGTGAGGGGTCGTGCGTTGTGAGACGTTTGACCCTCCCCCGGCCCCTGCCTGAAAGGGAGGGGCGTTTGGTGAAGGCTAAGCAGGTTGCATTTGATCGAAAAGAGGATTTAACGCTCTCGACAATTCGCCGTTAACCCGCCGCACAATACCGCGGTTCCGCGACGGGAAGACAACGAAACGTCGGGCGCTTTTTTGTGTTCGCTTACGAATCTCAATCTCAACCGAAATCTCGGAACAAGGAGAAATATCATGGACTTCCCGCAAACCGTCGAATCGTGGCGTGACGCGCTGGTGAACAGCTTCAATCACGCTTTTGGTCAAATCCTGGACAAGGCCCCCAACGTCGTCGGCATGGTGATCGTGCTGGTCGTGGGCTATATCGCGGCTCGCGTTTTGGATCGCGTGGCTTCGGCCCTCAGCGATTCGTTGGGTCTGCAGACCGCGGCCGAGCGCAGCGGCCTGTTGGACTCGATGCGTCAGGTC
The nucleotide sequence above comes from Pirellulales bacterium. Encoded proteins:
- a CDS encoding RNA polymerase sigma factor, which codes for MEAVLDVLQQTDEALAAEAAREGSDGPAFVALVERFRQRVWRICYRLLGNEADAHDAAQEVFVRLFLHRARFDGRSKYATWVHAIAVRTCLAIRRGRGRRQKHETTAVGNQLDTPGTRPESEHLSMDVMTLLEGLDETDRALLILKYAESYSYEELAEIFDLSVSACKMRVSRARDKINQKHGDAMR